In Zingiber officinale cultivar Zhangliang chromosome 6A, Zo_v1.1, whole genome shotgun sequence, a single genomic region encodes these proteins:
- the LOC121996103 gene encoding putative D-cysteine desulfhydrase 1, mitochondrial isoform X1 yields MSSRLSLLPSLRPYATYAAVSSGPADSTVAAARPPVRGSTLIRSSMDGGDARSAVHMGGFLSMRRYDPPSWSSHLRPLPSHTFSLGHLPTPIHRWNLPHLSDGVEVWIKRDDLSGMQLSGNKVRKLEFLMADAIENGADCVITVGGIQSNHCRATAVAARYLNLDCYLILRTSKALVEKDPGLVGNLLVERLVGAHIDLVSKEEYAKIGSVTLADLLKKKLMKEGRNPYVIPVGGSNSLGSWGYIEAINEIEQQIQSNCGVPQFDDIVVACGSGGTIAGLSLGSKLSNLTAKVHAFSVCDDPNYFYNFVQGLIDGLRAGSDARDLVEIQDAKGLGYAMSTAEELKFVKDIAAATGVVLDPVYSGKAAYGMLKDMASNPAKWTNRKVLFIHTGGLLGLYDKVEEMTSLVADWRKMEIDESTPREDGIGKMF; encoded by the exons ATGAGCTCACGACTCTCACTGCTGCCGTCCCTCCGCCCGTACGCTACTTACGCTGCCGTCTCCTCCGGCCCCGCTGACTCCACCGTCGCTGCCGCCCGCCCCCCAGTTCGAGGAAGCACCTTGATCAGATCCTCGATGGATGGTGGCGACGCGAGGTCGGCAGTTCATATGGGCGGGTTCCTCTCGATGAGGCGCTACGACCCCCCTTCTTGGTCATCGCATCTCCGACCACTCCCCTCCCACACATTTTCTCTTGGCCAC CTTCCAACTCCCATCCACAGATGGAATCTCCCTCATTTGTCTGATGGCGTGGAAGTCTGGATAAAG CGTGATGATCTTTCAGGAATGCAACTCAGCGGCAACAAAGTGAGGAAGCTGGAGTTCTTGATGGCCGATGCCATCGAGAACGGAGCTGATTGTGTCATTACGGTGGGAGGGATCCAGAGTAATCACTGTCGTGCTACTGCTGTTGCTGCTAGATATCTAAATCTTGATTGCTATCTGATACTACGCACTTCCAAG GCTCTAGTGGAGAAGGACCCTGGTTTGGTTGGTAATCTCCTTGTTGAACGATTAGTTGGTGCTCATATTGATCTTGTGTCCAAGGAGGAATATGCTAAGATAGGCAGTGTG ACCCTTGCTGACTTGCTAAAGAAGAAGCTAATGAAGGAAGGGAGAAATCCATATGTTATTCCTGTCGGCGGATCAAACTCTTTGGGGTCTTG GGGCTATATTGAAGCAATAAATGAGATTGAGCAGCAAATTCAAAGCAATTGTGGTGTACCTCAATTTGATGACATTGTTGTTGCATGTGGCAG TGGTGGAACAATTGCTGGACTCTCTCTGGGATCAAAACTGAGTAATTTGACGGCAAAA GTTCATGCATTTTCTGTCTGTGACGATCCCAATTATTTCTACAACTTTGTTCAAGGTCTAATTGATGGTCTCAGAGCTGGTTCTGATGCACGTGATTTAGTTGAAATTCAGGAT GCCAAGGGCTTAGGATATGCTATGAGCACTGCAGAAGAGCTAAAATTTGTTAAAGATATAGCAGCAGCTACTGGAGTTGTTCTTGATCCAGTCTATAG TGGAAAAGCTGCCTATGGTATGCTTAAAGATATGGCTTCGAACCCAGCAAAGTGGACAAATCGGAAGGTTCTCTTCATACACACAGGCGGTCTTCTTGGTTTGTATGATAAAGTCGAGGAAATGACGTCTCTAGTAGCAGATTGGAGGAAGATGGAAATAGATGAATCCACTCCGCGCGAAGATGGAATAGGAAAGATGTTCTGA
- the LOC121996103 gene encoding putative D-cysteine desulfhydrase 1, mitochondrial isoform X2, with product MSSRLSLLPSLRPYATYAAVSSGPADSTVAAARPPVRGSTLIRSSMDGGDARSAVHMGGFLSMRRYDPPSWSSHLRPLPSHTFSLGHLPTPIHRWNLPHLSDGVEVWIKRDDLSGMQLSGNKVRKLEFLMADAIENGADCVITVGGIQSNHCRATAVAARYLNLDCYLILRTSKALVEKDPGLVGNLLVERLVGAHIDLVSKEEYAKIGSVTLADLLKKKLMKEGRNPYVIPVGGSNSLGSCGGTIAGLSLGSKLSNLTAKVHAFSVCDDPNYFYNFVQGLIDGLRAGSDARDLVEIQDAKGLGYAMSTAEELKFVKDIAAATGVVLDPVYSGKAAYGMLKDMASNPAKWTNRKVLFIHTGGLLGLYDKVEEMTSLVADWRKMEIDESTPREDGIGKMF from the exons ATGAGCTCACGACTCTCACTGCTGCCGTCCCTCCGCCCGTACGCTACTTACGCTGCCGTCTCCTCCGGCCCCGCTGACTCCACCGTCGCTGCCGCCCGCCCCCCAGTTCGAGGAAGCACCTTGATCAGATCCTCGATGGATGGTGGCGACGCGAGGTCGGCAGTTCATATGGGCGGGTTCCTCTCGATGAGGCGCTACGACCCCCCTTCTTGGTCATCGCATCTCCGACCACTCCCCTCCCACACATTTTCTCTTGGCCAC CTTCCAACTCCCATCCACAGATGGAATCTCCCTCATTTGTCTGATGGCGTGGAAGTCTGGATAAAG CGTGATGATCTTTCAGGAATGCAACTCAGCGGCAACAAAGTGAGGAAGCTGGAGTTCTTGATGGCCGATGCCATCGAGAACGGAGCTGATTGTGTCATTACGGTGGGAGGGATCCAGAGTAATCACTGTCGTGCTACTGCTGTTGCTGCTAGATATCTAAATCTTGATTGCTATCTGATACTACGCACTTCCAAG GCTCTAGTGGAGAAGGACCCTGGTTTGGTTGGTAATCTCCTTGTTGAACGATTAGTTGGTGCTCATATTGATCTTGTGTCCAAGGAGGAATATGCTAAGATAGGCAGTGTG ACCCTTGCTGACTTGCTAAAGAAGAAGCTAATGAAGGAAGGGAGAAATCCATATGTTATTCCTGTCGGCGGATCAAACTCTTTGGGGTCTTG TGGTGGAACAATTGCTGGACTCTCTCTGGGATCAAAACTGAGTAATTTGACGGCAAAA GTTCATGCATTTTCTGTCTGTGACGATCCCAATTATTTCTACAACTTTGTTCAAGGTCTAATTGATGGTCTCAGAGCTGGTTCTGATGCACGTGATTTAGTTGAAATTCAGGAT GCCAAGGGCTTAGGATATGCTATGAGCACTGCAGAAGAGCTAAAATTTGTTAAAGATATAGCAGCAGCTACTGGAGTTGTTCTTGATCCAGTCTATAG TGGAAAAGCTGCCTATGGTATGCTTAAAGATATGGCTTCGAACCCAGCAAAGTGGACAAATCGGAAGGTTCTCTTCATACACACAGGCGGTCTTCTTGGTTTGTATGATAAAGTCGAGGAAATGACGTCTCTAGTAGCAGATTGGAGGAAGATGGAAATAGATGAATCCACTCCGCGCGAAGATGGAATAGGAAAGATGTTCTGA